A part of Natator depressus isolate rNatDep1 chromosome 18, rNatDep2.hap1, whole genome shotgun sequence genomic DNA contains:
- the VWA1 gene encoding von Willebrand factor A domain-containing protein 1 — protein sequence MSPRAALQLALWLHVALAQSLPRKGLQPFIPDSEGDLLFLLDSSGSVSYYEFSRVKEFIRGLLRPFTFGPSDVQTSIIHISTVPTIEFPFDRYLSTGAVQQAIRDTQQLMGDTNTGKALSFAKEKFFTDEAGARADVPKVLVWVTDGFSTDDISQPMQLLKDMEVTVFIISTGRGNYLELSAAASQPPEKHLYFVDVDDLPIITKELRDAIIDVIRAKRLRAVEITSSSFRLTWPRLLSSDTGYYMVEYAPTDDPRRKLVKQVSGDHTGLFLSDLSPDTTYEVVLIPESNEHYIPPQTTRVTTLEEEISPTRVLISESKPHSFRVSWAPTPDSVGSYQVLYGPLPGNSAKLLEVDGAHNSTVVENLAPNTTYLVTVAAIYKSGKEKALSAKACTQEESSKVRHLRFEDMGPNTLKASWDSADGPVLGYRVRCRRQTGPSSLLSVSPQIHSVLLTDLASGTANKVCVKPMYRNQPGKGLCRMVHMQHATATQGYKHRRRA from the exons ATGTCTCCCAGGGCGGCGCTTcagctggctctgtggctgcacgTTGCGCTGGCGCAGAGCCTGCCGCGGAAAG gtCTCCAGCCCTTCATTCCAGACTCAGAGGGGGACCTCCTCTTCCTGCTGGACAGCTCTGGCAGTGTCTCCTACTACGAGTTCTCTAGGGTCAAGGAGTTCATCAGGGGCCTCCTGCGACCCTTCACCTTTGGCCCCAGCGACGTCCAGACCAGCATCATCCACATTAGCACTGTGCCCACCATAGAGTTCCCCTTCGACCGGTACTTGTCCACCGGGGCGGTGCAACAGGCCATCCGGGACACGCAGCAGCTGATGGGGGACACCAACACGGGCAAAGCCCTCTCCTTCGCCAAGGAGAAGTTCTTCACGGATGAAGCTGGCGCCCGGGCGGATGTGCCCAAGGTGCTGGTGTGGGTGACGGATGGCTTCTCCACTGATGACATCTCCCAGCCCATGCAGCTGCTGAAGGACATGGAGGTCACGGTCTTCATCATCAGCACCGGGCGGGGGAACTACCTGGAGCTTTCAGCAGCTGCCAGCCAGCCTCCAGAGAAGCACTTGTACTTTGTGGATGTGGATGACCTGCCCATCATCACCAAGGAGCTGAGGGACGCCATCATAG ATGTTATCCGAGCCAAGCGGCTCCGCGCCGTGGAGATCACCTCCAGCAGCTTCCGTCTGACGTGGCCTAGGCTCCTCTCCAGCGACACTGGCTACTACATGGTGGAGTACGCCCCTACGGACGACCCGAGGAGAAAGCTGGTGAAGCAAGTATCCGGGGATCACACTGGCCTCTTCCTGAGCGATCTCTCGCCAGACACCACCTACGAGGTCGTGCTCATTCCAGAGTCCAACGAGCACTATATCCCTCCACAAACCACCAGGGTCACCACGCTGGAAG AGGAAATCAGCCCAACTCGGGTTCTCATCTCGGAGTCCAAGCCGCACAGCTTCCGCGTCAGCTGGGCTCCCACGCCAGACAGCGTGGGAAGCTACCAGGTCCTGTACGGGCCGCTGCCTGGCAATTCGGCTAAGCTGCTGGAAGTGGACGGGGCGCACAACAGCACGGTAGTGGAGAACCTGGCCCCCAACACCACCTACTTGGTGACGGTGGCGGCCATCTATAAATCGGGGAAAGAGAAAGCCCTGTCGGCCAAAGCTTGCACACAGGAAG AGAGCTCCAAGGTGAGACACCTGCGCTTCGAGGACATGGGCCCCAACACCCTGAAGGCCTCCTGGGACTCGGCCGATGGGCCAGTCCTCGGTTACCGGGTGAGGTGCCGGCGGCAGACGGGCCCCTCGTCGCTCCTCAGCGTCTCGCCGCAGATCCACAGTGTGCTCCTGACGGACCTGGCCTCGGGCACTGCCAACAAAGTGTGTGTGAAGCCCATGTACAGGAACCAGCCGGGGAAGGGGCTATGCCGGATGGTGCACATGCAGCATG CGACAGCTACACAAGGATACAAGCACAGACGGAGAGCGTGA